In Melopsittacus undulatus isolate bMelUnd1 chromosome 6, bMelUnd1.mat.Z, whole genome shotgun sequence, the following proteins share a genomic window:
- the KPNA4 gene encoding importin subunit alpha-3, producing MADNEKLDNQRLKNFKNKGRDLETMRRQRNEVVVELRKNKRDEHLLKKRNVPHEDICEDSDIDGDFRVQNTSLEAIVQNASSDNQGIQLSAVQAARKLLSSDRNPPIDDLIKSGILPILVHCLERDDNPSLQFEAAWALTNIASGTSEQTQAVVQSNAVPLFLRLLHSPHQNVCEQAVWALGNIIGDGPQCRDYVISLGVVKPLLSFISPSIPITFLRNVTWVMVNLCRHKDPPPPMETIQEILPALCVLIHHTDVNILVDTVWALSYLTDAGNEQIQMVIDSGIVLHLVPLLSHQEVKVQTAALRAVGNIVTGTDEQTQVVLNCEALSHFPALLTHPKEKINKEAVWFLSNITAGNQQQVQAVIDANLVPMIIHLLDKGDFGTQKEAAWAISNLTISGRKDQVAYLIQQNVIPPFCNLLTVKDAQVVQVVLDGLSNILKMAEDEAETIANLIEECGGLEKIEQLQNHENEDIYKLAYEIIDQFFSSDDIDEDPSLVPEAIQGGTFGFNSSANVPAEGFQF from the exons ATGGCCGACAACGAGAAACTGGACAACCAGCGGCTGAAGAACTTCAAGAACAAAGGCCGCGACCTGGAG ACTATGAGAAGGCAAAGAAATGAAGTTGTTGTGGAGCTGAGAAAG aacAAAAGAGATGAGCATCTTCTAAAGAAGAGAAATGTTCCTCATGAAGATATTTGTGAAGATTCTGATATCGATGGTGACTTTAGAGTG CAAAACACTTCTTTGGAGGCAATAGTacag AATGCTTCAAGTGACAACCAGGGTATACAGTTGAGTGCTGTGCAGGCTGCAAG GAAGCTTCTTTCCAGTGATCGCAATCCACCAATTGACGATCTAATAAAATCAGGAATATTACCTATTTTAGTTCATTGTCTTGAAAGAGATGACAA TCCTTCTTTACAGTTTGAAGCTGCCTGGGCTTTGACAAACATTGCCTCTGGAACCTCTGAACAAACACAGGCTGTAGTTCAATCTA ATGCTGTGCCACTTTTTCTGAGACTGCTTCATTCACCGCATCAGAATGTttgtgaacaagctgtgtgggCTTTAGGAAATATCATAG GTGATGGACCCCAGTGTAGAGATTACGTTATTAGTCTTGGAGTAGTGAAACCACTGCTGTCCTTCATCAGCCCATCTATTCCTATAACTTTCTTAAGAAATGTAACCTGGGTCATGGTCAACTTGTGCCGCCACAAAGATCCTCCTCCGCCAATGGAAACTATTCAGGAG ATCCTTCCAGCGCTCTGTGTTTTAATTCACCACACAGATGTAAAT ATATTGGTAGATACTGTCTGGGCACTCTCATATCTAACGGATGCTGGCAATGAACAGATCCAAATGGTGATTGACTCCGGAATAGTCCTTCATTTGGTTCCTCTTCTCAGTCATCAAGAAGTCAAAGTGCAG ACTGCTGCGCTGAGAGCTGTAGGAAACATTGTCACTGGTACCGATGAACAGACACAGGTAGTTCTGAATTGTGAAGCTCTTTCACATTTTCCAGCACTTCTGACACATcccaaagaaaaaattaataag GAAGCAGTGTGGTTCCTATCTAACATCACTGCAGGAAATCAGCAGCAAGTTCAGGCAGTGATAGATGCAAACCTTGTTCCAATGATAATACATCTTCTAGATAAG GGTGACTTTGGCACTCAGAAAGAAGCTGCATGGGCAATAAGCAACTTAACAATTAGTGGAAGAAAAGACCAA gtGGCATACTTAATTCAACAAAATGTAATTCCTCCCTTTTGCAATTTGCTGACAGTAAAAGATGCGCAAGTTGTGCAAGTGGTTCTGGATGGACTAagtaatatattaaaaatggcTGAAGATGAAGCAGAAACCATAGCCAATCTTATAGAAGAGTGTGGAG GCCTGGAGAAAATTGAACAGCTACAAAATCATGAAAATGAAGACATCTACAAACTGGCTTATGAGATCATTGATCAGTTCTTCTCTTCAGATGAT ATTGATGAAGATCCTAGCCTTGTTCCTGAAGCAATACAAGGCGGAACATTTGGTTTCAATTCATCTGCCAATGTACCAGCAGAAGGATTCCAGTTTTAG
- the ARL14 gene encoding ADP-ribosylation factor-like protein 14, which translates to MGLKHTKHSTVKQANIPMLGLDSAGKSTLLYKFRSNDVFLTIPTIGFNVDMIETGKDFTLTFWDVGGQQKMRQAWCNFLENADGLLYVVDSSDKQRLEESKKEFELILKNEFLKRVPVIMLANKQDLPGALNAEEITKRFNMKKYCSDRNWYVQPCCAVTGQGLSEALQRLTVFVKHYSRLKETSAIVKESKTLCF; encoded by the exons ATGGGCCTCAAGCACACCAAACACTCCACGGTCAAACAAGCCAATATACCAATGTTAGGACTTGATTCTGCTGGGAAATCTACGCTGTTGTACAAGTTCAGGTCTAATGATGTTTTTCTAACAATTCCAACAATTGGCTTTAATGTTGATATGATTGAAACTGGGAAGGATTTTACATTGACATTTTGGGATGTTGGAGGACAACAGAAAATGAGACAGGCTTGGTGCAATTTCCTGGAAAATGCAGATGGACTGCTATATGTTGTGGACAGCTCTGATAAGCAACGTCTGGAAGAATCAAAGAAAGAATTTGAACTCATTTTAAAGAATGAATTTCTAAAACGGGTACCAGTCATCATGCTAGCTAACAAGCAGGATTTGCCTGGGGCTTTGAATGCTGAGGAAATAACAAAGAGATTCAACATGAAGAAgtactgcagtgacaggaatTGGTATGTGCAGCCCTGTTGTGCCGTCACAGGACAAGGTTTGTCCGAAGCACTTCAAAGGCTAACCGTGTTTGTAAAACACTACAGCAGATTAAAGGAGACTTCTGCCATCGtcaaggaaagcaaaacact ATGCTTCTGA